A stretch of DNA from Oryza brachyantha chromosome 9, ObraRS2, whole genome shotgun sequence:
AATCTATACTTTCTtttccacacacacacatatatatacacacacctaCAAACACACTATCTATACTACTCTAAAAGAAGATAATGATGGGACAGTGAATCTGTTATCCAcgaactatattatatattgtgtTACTAACTACttctttatgtatataaaatattttaaaatattcctATATGCtgattctatttttcatctccaaaatacaagttccaaacaatactaacatatatataatttatatttctccgaaacaaataacatatgtataatttatatttctccGAAACAAATAACATATGTAGCGCATGTATTTGGCTAGCCAACCAAAGAGAGTACACGACATTTCCAGTACTGCCAATTGAAAGTGTACCCGATGTCCATAATGTGTAATATTCTCAGTgctgccaaaaaaaagaaaccagtTGAAAAATCATTAAGTCGTCTGTTCATTACTTAAGAGCTTCTTTTTCGTGGAAATAGCCTACGAACATATTtatcaacaaaaaattaatgatctaaaagatacggctagaaaataaacttcaatgaaaaccctaaaatcaactctgaacttaaaattaaaattaaaattgtggCTTATAAACGGAAgcagtttataagcataagatgGGTTTACCGTAAGAAATTTCAGCAGAAACCAGAGCAACGCAAATGACCCAACTGATGCTATGGCGCCATATATACATAGCATCACCGTTGAAGAATGAAGACACATAcactaaaaaggaaaaatgttgtttatattattaacttttaaagTGGCATAATTCTCAGGGGCAAACGTACATATTGCTTTGCTCGCCTCAACCCATACCTGAGTATTATGATGGTTGGCAACAAAATATTGTACAGCTCATGCTATTATAATGTAATGGATAAAGTAGACGGAAATACTtaatataaatacttttaaaCTGCTCTAAACAGCCGGTCAACCAAAGCTCTCGGAAATACGATTCCcatgaattttacattttGCAGCTGTTAGCTCCTAGAGTCGCCTCCGCCCCACCGCCAGGATATGAGTATTAGCTTCTACTGATAAAATCTGAGAGAAGCAACAAAGAAAGGCTGGTACGGAAGCCGCTACGTGATGATCACCAGCCAGTCATCACTCATTCGTGTTGCTCATATATTTGCATGTAAGCTTCTGAAAGGGCTACCATCTGAGGAAGAGTCTCGGTGACATGGAGATCTTGCATTTCATACCTGAAATAAGGACGGAAAATGATTTACAAGGCTCTATCAAGTACAGGCACAAAATACATACCCATGCTAGGAATAAGCTGAGGAGCATACCAAGCCTCTTCTGATTTCCGCTGTACAAATACTCTGTAGCATCCCTCGCCTGGCTTGCCATCATGGACAATGTTGGCGATGAGATCATACTTTGAGCGCAGCTTCTcattatcttttggcttagGTAATGGGATGTAATCTTTCAATTCCAAGTTCTTCACAGGAAAATTcactgtaaaataaatatggaaaCATCTTAGAAATGAGTATCCAGTGGATTGCAGaggttaattaaattaaaaaaacatgagttTTACCTAGAGTAGGATTTTTCTCcacaaaaaagttatttttggtAAACCGTCGCATGTGAAGGATCAGATACTTTGGAAGTCTGATGACTCGATATCTCATCCGAGCAATGGATGGCCGCACTACCTCTGTAACTGTTTCACCATCAAACTTCTTCAATATATTAAACAGTGGTACCTGAACATCAAAACAAGCTTTTGAGTATTAAGTTCCAAATCAAGTTACtgagataaaacataaaagctATTTAAAAATGGTGAATAACAATTCACTGAATGTGGTTCCACGCCACAAAGTAAATGGACTGTCAAAGTCTTAACATACAGACACATGCAAATATTCTGCAGGCATGGCAACACACCATGCAAATACACAAAAtggataaagaaaatatacttttaagataaaaaactaTCACTATAGCCATAATGCAActatcttcatcttcatcataAATAACAACATAAGCCCAAAAAGAagatatatagagaaaaaatggGGTCAGGTTCGAAGTTCTAAGCAGAAGATTTAATATAACAGAAAGGTGGTTTCAAATATACGTTGCAGTAACAGAAATCTTGAAAAGGCCATCCAGAATAATTCTTGCAATTCTTACTGCAGAGTTAAGCCTTGCGGCTAGCAATGTTCTAAGAAAACTGTAATAGTCATGTAGCTGGTTCTCACATTATCATCAAAAGAACATCAGCAAGCCTTATTATACTAGTATCATACACTTGTACATGCCAAAACGTGTATTACGAAATTTaccaaaatactaaaatatatattgggaGAAAACAAACCTGtggaatgatatttttctccatGGCATCTTTGAAAAGAGGTGGAGGTGGTAGGTCAAGGCCGAGCATCAAGAATGGAACCCTAGATGTTTCAGTGACAATATCTGAACTTGCATCACCATTCTGTTCATCGCTGTCCTCTTTCTTTTCCACTATATGCTTCTTGTGAAATTCCTTAACAACTTCAAGTTCTCCCTGTGAAAAACAATGTTGTAACATAAGTTACACTTGCACACAACTTTATTAATCAAACAGTTAGTGTTCGTATAGACAAAAACTATACCTGAAAGCAATCATGTATGATGCTTCTGTTTCTCCTCctactttttagttttgagtGCATTGTGTTTAAGAGCCATGACATAAATTCCACTGGATCAGACTGAACACCAATCTGGAACCTTTTATCACTGGCCTTCATAACTGCTTGCAGGAACTCGTGTGGACTAACCTGCACAAAAGGCAACATGTTAACTACATTTGAGGAGGCAAAGGAACAGCAAAAATCTGCAGGCATGCTGCTATCTCACTAATAAACCAACCTGGCCCTTGAAGTTCCTCGCATGCCAGATTTTGCGAGTTAGTTCTCCAAATCGATGAACCAATGGTGATTTGCTGTTCCGATAATTTTCAGGGATGAGAAAGAAATTTCTTAAAGGAGTGATTCTCATTAGCGACTGTATTGTGACATTCACAAAATCTGTCTCCTTGATGTTGTTTAGACCAACCTGCAATTTAAGCACAGAAAGGTGATTACTGccattaaataataatagtcAAGCCAGGAagtattgcaaattcccttcTATATTCAGATACAACAGGAAATCTACAGCGTTTTTAAGTTGTGACATGGTAACATCATCTAACACCACTCTGAAATAATAATCTAATGTAGAATTATACAACCTAGCTCAAAATGTTCATGACCAACTGACCAAGTAGCAGGCTGCTTTCGTTCAAGTCCACAGAATTTGTAGGCTTTCGCTGTcattgtgatgtttttttcccAGAAGGTActtcttaattttttgttatttctcAGGATATACCAACTAAACAAAACCCCTGTTTTAGAGGTGGGAAGCAATTTGTTGCTAGAACTGGAAACAGTATCCTTAATTAACAGACTTACACAGTACTGCAACATCAAACAGGTTAGGGCTGCGttccgggggggggggggttagttctctcgttttctgcgcgcacgctttccaaactgctaaacggtgtattttttgcaaaaaaattctataggaaagttgttttaaaaaatcatattaatctattttacatttttttaataattaataactaattaatcatgtactaatctattactacctTTTCCgagccggataactaacccaccctCTCACCCCAAACAAATGCGGCCTAGGTCCTTAGGAAAAGAATCATTtgctatattttaagaaatattgTATTAGTTTCACACATATACATACCATTCCAGGCAGATAATTGGAGCCATCAAGAGCTCTAGACCACTGCTTGTTCCTATCAAGAGTTTGAACCTGCTCTGTTGTGAACCTGCCAAAGCACAACAATCAGAAAATTGCATAGCTCTGAGGAGCTCACTACTAAAGTAAGCATGGTTAACAAAGTAAATGGATTTAGGACCAATAGAAAAGCACCTTGGATTGAGAACATGTCGGATATCTTCCAACGATGGATCATTTATCTCATATCCATCAGGAAGACAGTATGCTTTCTCAGTTTGAAGGTTAATAAACACATGGTGGCCAGCTTCAAGGCTGTGGGTATATGCATGAGATTTCAAGCCTCTTCCTTGGTAATACTTTCCACAAACCAAACATGCATACACGTTCAGGTTTGATAAGGATATTGAGCAGAACttctcaaaatcaaaatcaaggACCTACAATGCAGGGAAATATATATTCAGGAATCAATAAACATGTTAAGTAACACATCAATGATACATCCTATCACAGATTCTGCCAGAAGAGTGTAGAATGTATATAGAATATAGCATGGACTTGGTCCCATAGATTTAAATTGCACAGACAATCATATCACACTGGTCAACAGGATAGATTTAAAGATCCTACAAGAACCATCAGTTTGATCTATTTCGGGGGGAAAAAAGGCCATCCACAGCCCACAAGAGACAGTTTAGTTCAAAGCATTTATGTGCCAGCCAGTGAGATCTAGGAAATACACAAGTTGGGTGGATAAGATTTGAAGGGTCAAGCgtaaaattcttttttaaaaaaaaaatgcagcaaACATGATAGGCTTTCTGATATTTCCTAAGGGACTGTCTCAGTTAAGAAGCAGCCCATACTCCACAGGAAATGGACAAGTATTCAACACAATACAACCATAAATCCAATGAATGGAACACTAGGGAAGAAAGAACTAAACATAACTATTTGAGAAATATATTCAGTTATGTTCGTATAGTATTGGACACAATAGATTACCGGTAGAACAGTGTtctagaacaaaaaaaaaggattacCAAGACAGACATATAACAAAAACATTATGTatacaacaaaaatgaaatcaaTTGGAATTTACTATGAGGGTATTAAAACATAAGGAACCTTAAGCTTCCTTTTTTCCATTCTATCACAATACCAGCAATGGTAATCAAACTACTATAGGTGCAGGTAGTGGATCCCGGGTAATTTGGAAATTGTGAACAGAATGAGAGCTGTCCTAGATCAATCTTATACGCATCAAACAcaaaatgtctaaaaattgGCACCGAATGCTAGAAGCCATACCTGGCGATTCACGGTGTCGAGGTAAGGGCAGTCCCGCCGCAACTCCACCTgcctcggcctcctctccgGACCCCTCCTCAcgtcatcctcgtcgtcgtcgtcgtccacctcctccaccaccacctcttcctcttcatcttcatcttcatcttcatcgtGTCGGCCATTCGCGCGGGCCCTCCCGGCAgccgcctcgtcctcctcctcgtcctcgtagCCGGCGAGCCCCAGCAGCGACGCGCCCTCCgacccctcctcccccgcgcGCGGGCGCTTCTCGGCGgcctccccgtcgccgtcgacgaccccctcctcctcctcctcctcgcggccGCGCTTCCGCGTCAGGGACGAGAGATCCTCCgcggccatcgtcgtcgcccgaAACCCTAGCGCCTGCGGGTGGTGGCGTGGCGGGAAAGCCGGCAATGACGGCGAGAGGGGGGAGGTGGGGCGCAGCGACGAAGCGCGGagctgcgcctgcgccgcgAGATTCTAGGGTTcggggagggagaggcgggGAGGATGGATCGCCGTgtgggcggaggcggagtttGGGCGGTTGGGCCGTGGGAGAAGCGTACTGTCAGAGCGCGCTCATAGTCTCGTCTTCGTGGGTTTCGTCGGGCCCTCGGGCCTAGCTCACGGcacccgccgcctcgccctcgtggatttttgaatttgtattttacttttttatatttataaaagtataattttgttttcgaACTTTGAAAACTACTAATTTCGTTTCATATCGTATGACTTTCTAGCCCTAGCTAAAATCATCAATTGAATTgatgaatgcatataatttatatatgtcaagATTCATTagaatccatatgaatctagacaagagcagaaaattttacattgtgaaatggagggagtaataaactATGCTCCCGAGTCCCGACACCTCTAGAAAgtatttttgataataatCTAGGATATTTTTATGCCAGAATGTATAAATGCAAATTTATTGTATAATTCACCCTATAGCATTAGATCGCTCGTATGAAGTAGGATAAAGTCAAactttacattaaaattataGAGTTCGGCCAGATATATGGGGTCATCTTTCGcattttaacaaaaaagacaaatggtatatttgcaaacaaaaaagttacgtggtgatctaaaagccaacgataaaaaataaactacaatgaaaaaacctcaaaatcaactccagttttaagttaaaaaatcaaatttagcttataagcataagcaaaagccaaaaataaGGGTGTGTACAGCTTTATTGCTGACAACTTTTTCATTTAATGTCATTTTTATGTCcaaatatttattacaaaatctcatatatttacacataatatcatatataggTTTGAAATGATCTTTgatctatataaaaactatcggcatcatcttttggcttatattaAGCATTAGTGGAACAGTATATTAatgattagaaaataatttatggtctAGACTTTTGTACAAGTGTTTCTAGTGATCCAAAAGcgaatgctaaaaaataaactaggatgaaaaaactacaaaCTCAACTTtagatttaagttttaaaatttaaattttagcttataaacataaatatgagaaaaaaataaggttgtatataaaaattcatgtCCATGATGAGATCTATAACTTTCTAGATGATTACTTATtcacttaaaaatatttagagcaTCAAATAGGAATAACTAGTTTCGTACCGGTAAAATTATTCTTCCAAAAATACTTGTATTTACATATATGCCCTACAAAATTAGTCGTATGTATTTGACACACTGgattactatatatatgtaaagtttACCAATAATAAagttatactacctccgtttcataatataaaatgtttgactttttttataacgtttaatcattcgtctttttcaaaaatttaatacaaatataaaaaatgataggtcatgcttaaagttattttgataatacagtaagtcacaagtaaaacaaataatatttttataattttttaaataagacaaatattacattatgaaacggagggaaacAAGAGAAAAGTTTCTGTGGGATACAATTTTTATAGCGTGCTCGTCTCCATCGGAGGTGAACATAGATACGTATTTGTGATTATATCTATGAGATTTTCTTGCGAGCATTAGGACATCTAAACGATATTATAAATGAAAACATTGTCAACTAGAAGGTTGTAGACTTGTCGATTATGTAACAGAATAAGAAACATATGACTATTATCCCACATActttgataaataaaaaaataaacagtgtttatatgtttttaataaaaaataattgatttagaagTTGGTGAAAAGTGTTATAAAGATGTCGtacatgataattttttattaaaagttAGAAATAGATATCATgctattaaataatttatgtatctACGTATAAGCGGATGGTTGTGTCGATGTGATCCAAAATAGTTACCTAAATATTAACTTATGATTAATCACTAACAgtaatatcaaataaatatctGATACATACGAATAAGTGTGTTGGTTACATGGAACTGCGTGTTGGTAATATTTTGATAGGTAAGATAATTGAATCCTTTGATCTGTCAGTGTCGAAACAATACAGGCAATAGCAAAATTGTTCCCGAGACTCCAACCAAAAGTGACGAAGCAACCTGTGTTCCTTAGAgtaataatggattaaaaaTACAGCAGTGAAAACTTTTCAGTCAATTTCACTTTGCTAAACACTATgtggtactccctccatttcataatgatgtttgatttttttacaatatttaattatttgtcttatttaaaaaattatgaaagcatcatttattttgtttgtgacttactttattattaaaagaactttaatacgacttgttattttttatatttgtactaaatttttgaataagacgaatagtcaaacgttacaactaagaaaatcaaacatcttacattatgaaacgagaGTAGTATAATTTTTCGACTGAAGAAATTTatgtgataaattttttatatgtattgtgTTGTAAGAAGAAAACacaatgatattttattttaacctcagataaattttaagtgctgaattatatattatttgagaGTTGCACACTTATTTTTGTTCACTTCATATGACCCACaaaattatacaattataATATGCATTATTTGTTGGTTATTTAACATAAACTTTAAccaaatgtatttttagtataaCATAAACTTtaacatatttacacaaaacttatatattatcatttattttttgtgtttagatttattgcCAAATGTATTTtcattataatataaactttaacatatttacacaaattttaaatagggCAAGTGATAAAACCATGTCACAGAAGGTTAACAACATCATCAATTAATATACGGAGAGTAGCACTAAAATATTACTACGGAGAAAATCAACATAAGATCGGGCCCATCTGTCATTAACATATTAATTCAGTTCGTGGCCCACATGTTAGTCAATCCAACATCCCAACTCCAGTACGAAGACACACCTGGCAATAGGGCTAATTTTTtctacataaaatttatggcTAGGGTCAAAAATAGGGCgaagaaaaattttataggtttttaagctaaaaaatactaaccccgtttcataatataagatgtttgattttttttgtcgtaatgtttgaccattcgtcttattcaaaaattcaatacaaatataaaaatggatAAGTCATGCGTAAAGTTCTTGTGATAATAAAAcaatcacaagcaaaataaataatatttttataattttttaaataagacaaatgataaaaaaaattaaatatattacgaTACGAAACGGAGGAAATATTTAAGAGTTTAGTAGGTTATAAAAGGACCGTAAAGCCCTAGGCCCATTATCGCCCCTAGGCCCACCTGTCAAAAGCCTTAACGGGCCGGATCTGGCACCTCCAGTTCTTCGGTTCTTCCCATCTCGGCCCTGCTCGCTCGATCTCACAGCTGCAGATGGTCTCCCGTTTAGAAAGCTAGTCCAGCTCCCCCCCGCACAAATCCGCCCACCCACCGGCGATCAGCCGAGCCGATCAAAACCCCCGCACCTCAGATCTGACGCCGGAGAAGCCCAGATccgccgggggggggggggcgcgaTGGAGTGGGCGACGGTGCAGCACCTGGATCTccgccacgccggcggccgccgcggggccaccgcccgcccgctgcagccgcacgccgccgccttccgcgCCTCGCaggccatcgtcgccgtcgccatcggcACGCACGTCGTCGGTACGCTGGCTCCTCGGTTGCTGCTTGCCTGCTTCCTCTGTGACCGTCTCGAGTTGGCTCCCGGGTTGCTGTTTGTGTAGGCAGGGGTGGAGCTCTGTGGCGAGCTGTGCTGGTGCCGCTCTGAGTGAGTAGGGGAGGCACTGGAATTAGATTCGCCGCCTGGGGTGGTAGAAATGGAAGAGGGGGTTTAGAACTCTGGACTGCGTTGCTGCGCTGTGTAGCTAGGATGATCTCAATGGCTAATAGTAGTGTCGATTTGACCTCGATGAGCAATTAAGCATTTGTACAAGTGTCTTATGCCCTTATATTTGTGTAAATTCGTACTGCCGTAGCATGTCCACAGTCCGCCTATTTCCAGTCGTATAATTGAACGGGTAATAATGATTTAGCTAGTTTGCAGATCACTTACATAGCTGAATAGTTTGATGAGTGAAAATGCTGGTGTTTCAAAGCTGTTGATTTGGCATTTTGGCTTGAAATGTTGTTAACAGTACGACTAGACAGGGCTTTTCTGActttgggcctgtttgggggagcttcttcTAACTGCAGCTTTTTCTTGCCAGAAGCTGTCCCAAATGGTCCACAACTTCTatgaatatatagttatagattctggaaaatgaactagggcctgtttggtggggctttagattctgagaagcagctgcttggtagccaacttttgagaatctggaaaagcttctaaatccagcttctccagcttctggatttttagttcattttctagaatctgtaactacagattctcagaagctgtggaccATTTGGGGCAGCTTttggcagaagcagcttttgggaaaagctgcagctgggagaagctcccccaaacaagccctaagaatccagaagctggagaagctgggtttaggagcttttctagattctcagaagttggctaccaagcaactgcttctcagaatctaaggCCCCCCCAAATAGGCCCTTTACTTGGCATGGTACCATTAGATTATTTGTTCCTAAATTTCCAATTCATGGTACCACACTACGCACTTTGACTCAATTCTTGCAATGTTACAGTATTAGCTCATTGGCACATTTCATCTTCTTGACTTTTTGCTGGAAACATAATCTGCTTGCTGCTTCTTGTAAAGATGTTTGTGTTACACAATACTATCAACACAATATATACTACTGAAGTTTGTTTAATATACATTATTATAGTCCATTAGTTGTTATTTTCTTGAATATGATGCACCGCTATATTCTTTATTGTCcctatcttatctttttatttttgcagaaTTTGATGCTTTGACTGGAAGCAAGATAGCTTCAATTGACCTTGGAGCTCGTGTTGTTCGTATGGCATATAGCCCTACTGCCAGTCACATTGTCATTGCTATTCTTGAGGTTTGTTAGAATGTTTCACTATCTGAGAGTAATCATTTCAtccaatttagaaaaaaaaagctgttGATCATCTAGCGCCGAAATATTGGCCTTAGTGCTTCCAATGCTAGGTGCACAATTGATCATTTTCATTAGTAAGCATGGTCTTGTGTAtttttccatcatcaacttccaTTACAGTGTTCAAATATTGTTTCATACCAGGTTCTGAATTCTTGTGATGCTGCTGTCTGGTAAATATGCAGTTTTCACCTTATGTTAATGCCTCATGTATTTTGttcctttatatattttgttctgTAGGATGCTACAATCAGATCCTGTGATTTCG
This window harbors:
- the LOC102710149 gene encoding U4/U6.U5 tri-snRNP-associated protein 2-like; this encodes MAAEDLSSLTRKRGREEEEEEGVVDGDGEAAEKRPRAGEEGSEGASLLGLAGYEDEEEDEAAAGRARANGRHDEDEDEDEEEEVVVEEVDDDDDEDDVRRGPERRPRQVELRRDCPYLDTVNRQVLDFDFEKFCSISLSNLNVYACLVCGKYYQGRGLKSHAYTHSLEAGHHVFINLQTEKAYCLPDGYEINDPSLEDIRHVLNPRFTTEQVQTLDRNKQWSRALDGSNYLPGMVGLNNIKETDFVNVTIQSLMRITPLRNFFLIPENYRNSKSPLVHRFGELTRKIWHARNFKGQVSPHEFLQAVMKASDKRFQIGVQSDPVEFMSWLLNTMHSKLKSRRRNRSIIHDCFQGELEVVKEFHKKHIVEKKEDSDEQNGDASSDIVTETSRVPFLMLGLDLPPPPLFKDAMEKNIIPQVPLFNILKKFDGETVTEVVRPSIARMRYRVIRLPKYLILHMRRFTKNNFFVEKNPTLVNFPVKNLELKDYIPLPKPKDNEKLRSKYDLIANIVHDGKPGEGCYRVFVQRKSEEAWYEMQDLHVTETLPQMVALSEAYMQIYEQHE